A genomic region of Fusarium falciforme chromosome 4, complete sequence contains the following coding sequences:
- a CDS encoding Phosphoinositide phospholipase C, which translates to MQGQQQQQQEEKQQHVVDARQPRPVRRQRITSRLQHHFIALSFLRSLLDLTSSKKERKRKRLSRHLKMPLPLQAGGGASETSRSLSSVDPVVRAHLVKVFESLVDREDGTWSQETIYSFVQKTQQLDPSTAVDELLARESLDVDGFIAFMTSSLAAATTPPKPQDLSYPLAAYFISSSHNTYLTGNQLSSDSSTRPYTETLLRGGRCIEIDVWDGDESDAEGTSSPSSSDEEAGKPIRRVKKKKSTFSKLKAKLGKTTIDDGAEADPASASGAGAESTEPEVAVVEPRVLHGYTLTKEVSFRAVCEAIRESAFIVSDLPVIVSLEVHCTPAQQMCMVRIMKEAWEGLLVPEPEGDPDALPSPDSLRRKLIVKVKYAPPGTEAPLEDSEDDDRPAPPGAAAAAAKKVSKVIQELSRMGFYSRGVSFKSLSQPEAGMPTHIFSLSEKKVIDVHEKQASDLFNHNRHFLMRTYPWGLRIGSSNLDPAIFWRKGIQIVALNWQRWDEGMMLNEGMFAGTGGYVLKPPGYRPNRSKGDDDEDDASFNTITRKTLHLTITVLAAQNIPLPPGDTSARGFEPYVKVELHVEGPDEFHGGPIPNDGHEREGEYKARTRTHRGQAANFGGERLEFPPVPHVVDELSWVRFTIRDDEIGKDDLAAWACVRLDRLGQGYRFVHLMDCEGRVTEGVVLVKIDKKLV; encoded by the exons ATGcaggggcagcagcagcagcagcaggaagagaagcagcagcatgtGGTGGACGCCCGCCAGCCAAGGCCTGTTCGACGACAGCGAATAACTTCACGTCTGCAACACCACTTCATCGCCCTCTCATTTTTACGCTCGCTGCTCGATCTCACGTCATCAAAGAAGGAACGGAAACGCAAGAGACTCTCTCGTCACCTCAAGATGCCTCTTCCCCTACAGGCTGGCGGCGGTGCCAGCGAGACGTCCCGCTCTCTTTCAAGCGTCGACCCCGTCGTGCGTGCGCACCTGGTCAAGGTCTTTGAGTCTCTGGTCGACCGTGAGGATGGCACCTGGAGCCAGGAGACGATCTACTCGTTCGTACAGAAGACGCAGCAGCTCGACCCTTCGACCGCCGTCGACGAACTGCTCGCCCGCGAGTCGCTTGACGTCGACGGCTTCATCGCCTTCATGACGTCGTCGCTCGCAGCGGCCACGACCCCGCCCAAACCTCAGGACCTCTCGTACCCGCTCGCTGCGTACTTTATCAGCTCCAGCCACAACACCTACCTCACGGGCAACCAGCTTTCCAGCGATAGTTCTACCAGGCCCTACACTGAGACCCTGCTGCGCGGTGGTCGGTGCATCGAGATCGATGTGTGGGACGGTGATGAGTCGGACGCAGAGGGCACAAGCagccccagcagcagcgacgaggaggcgGGCAAGCCCATCAGGagggtcaagaagaagaagagcacctttagcaagctcaaggccaagctcggAAAGACGACCATCGACGATGGTGCAGAGGCCGATCCCGCCTCCGCTTCCGGCGCCGGCGCCGAATCTACGGAGCCCGAAGTCGCCGTCGTTGAGCCCCGGGTCCTCCACGGATACACCCTGACCAAGGAGGTCTCGTTCCGCGCCGTTTGTGAGGCCATCCGCGAGAGCGCCTTTATCGTCAGTGACCTCCCTGTCATTGTCTCCCTCGAGGTTCACTGCACCCCGGCTCAGCAGATGTGCATGGTGCGCATCATGAAGGAGGCCTGGGAGGGTCTCCTCGTCCCTGAACCCGAGGGTGACCCAGATGCGCTACCCAGCCCAGATTCGCTCCGCCGCAAGCtcatcgtcaaggtcaagtACGCGCCACCCGGCACCGAGGCTCCGTTGGAGGACAGTGAGGATGACGACCGGCCTGCTCCCCCAggggcagcggcggcagcagcaaagAAGGTATCCAAGGTGATCCAGGAGCTGAGTCGCATGGGTTTCTACTCTCGAGGCGTGTCTTTTAAGAGCCTGTCGCAGCCCGAGGCCGGAATGCCTACGCATATCTTCTCGCTGtccgagaagaaggtgaTTGATGTGCACGAGAAGCAGGCGTCAGATCTGTTCAACCACAACCGCCACTTCCTCATGAGGACGTATCCTTGGGGTCTGCGGATAGGATCGTCCAATCTGGACCCTGCCATCTTTTGGCGCAAGGGTATTCAGATTGTTGCCCTGAACTGGCAGAGGTGGGATGAGGGCATGATGCTCAACGAGGGCATGTTTGCTGGCACAGGAGGTTACGTCTTGAAGCCTCCAG GATATCGACCAAACCGAAGcaagggcgacgacgatgaggatgacgcctctttcaacaccatcacccgCAAGACTCTTCACCTCACCATCACCGTCCTCGCCGCCCAAAACATCCCCCTTCCTCCCGGTGACACATCCGCCCGTGGCTTCGAGCCTTACGTCAAGGTCGAGCTGCACGTCGAGGGTCCCGACGAGTTCCACGGCGGACCCATCCCCAACGACGGCCACGAGCGTGAGGGCGAGTACAAGGCCCGTACCCGGACTCACCGCGGCCAGGCCGCCAACTTTGGCGGCGAGCGTCTCGAATTCCCCCCCGTCCCCCACGTCGTGGATGAGCTCTCGTGGGTGCGCTTCACCATCCGGGATGATGAGATCGGAAAGGACGATCTGGCTGCTTGGGCTTGCGTGAGGCTTGATCGGCTGGGTCAGGGATATCGCTTTGTTCATCTCATGGACTGCGAGGGACGTGTCACTGAAGGAGTCGTTCTTGTCAAGATTGACAAGAAGCTGGTTTAG
- a CDS encoding uncharacterized protein (Expressed protein) translates to MSYGGNDNDSYGNDSYGSSNRNESSYGSGNNDSYGSSRRDNDNDNDSYGSSNRRNESSSYGSGNNDSYGSSGRDNTSSSYGGGNDSYGSSRRDDDDDNKKSSYGSSRDNDDSYGSKSSSGGYGSSGRNNDDDNSYGSKSGRDNDSYGSSNRDDNKSSSYGSSGNTYGSSGRDNDDSYGSSRKDKDDNDSYGSSGNTYGSSGRDNDDSYGSKSSSGGYGSSNKDNDSYGSSGNTYGSSGRDNDDSYGSKSSSGGYGSSRKDKDDNDSYGSSGNTYGSSGRDNDDSYGSKTSSGGYGSSNKNESDSYGSSGNTYGSSSGGYGSSKRNDDDESNTLVDKIKDKAGDFIGSKISEKIKGNKNNDDDY, encoded by the exons atGTCTTACGGCGGAAACGACAACGACAGCTACGGCAACGACAGCTAC GGCTCGTCCAACCGAAACGAGAGCTCCTACGGCTCCGGAAACAACGACAGCTAC GGCTCTTCTCGCCGTgacaacgacaacgacaacgacagCTAC GGCTCCTCCAACCGACGCAACGAGAGCTCCAGCTACGGCAGTGGCAACAACGACAGCTAC GGTTCCTCTGGCCGTGACAACACCAGCTCCAGCTACGGTGGAGGCAACGACAGCTAC GGCTCTTCCCGCcgtgacgatgacgacgacaacaagaagTCCTCATACGGTTCCAGCCGTGACAATGACGACAGCTACGGCTCCAAGTCTTCCTCGGGTGGCTATGGATCCAGCGGACGCAACAACGACGATGATAACTCCTACGGATCCAAGTCTGGCCGTGACAACGACAGCTAC GGATCCTCTAACCGGGACGACAACAAGAGCTCCAGCTACGGCTCCAGCGGCAACACCTACGGCTCATCCGGCCGAGACAACGATGACTCCTATGGCTCCAGccgcaaggacaaggacgacaaTGATTCGTATGGCTCCAGCGGCAACACCTATGGCTCTTCCGGCCGCGATAACGACGACTCCTACGGATCCAAGTCTTCTTCGGGAGGCTATGGTTCTAGCAACAAGGACAACGACTCCTACGGCTCCAGTGGAAACACCTATGGCTCCTCTGGCCGTGACAATGACGACTCCTATGGCTCCAAGTCTTCCTCTGGAGGATATGGATCTAGccgcaaggacaaggatgacAACGACTCGTACGGTTCCTCTGGCAACACTTACGGCTCTTCTGGCCGTGACAACGACGACTCTTACGGCTCCAAGACCTCGTCTGGCGGCTACGGCTCCAGCAACAAGAACGAGAGCGACTCTTACGGATCTAGCGGTAACACGTACGGCTCCAGCTCTGGCGGCTACGGCAGCTCGAAGCgcaacgacgatgatgagtcCAACACCCTCgtggacaagatcaaggacaaggctgGTGACTTTATCGGCAGCAAGATTtccgagaagatcaagggcaACAAGAACAATGACGACGACTACTAA
- a CDS encoding Protein-S-isoprenylcysteine O-methyltransferase, whose protein sequence is MQTYKLFIDRHHKMSENAHPGGRAAAANFDPTPSHHEASPSYSEDFSDDMDSRPPLSDIIAMKPFFAGQPKSLSGIAIRAFCLGISLALSAVAVAAILCFSSSPVWRVPFFLFALSAFHFLEFWTTAERNTLVASIDSFLLTANWPLYAIAHSTAFIECGLVSLVFPERHWAPFGTGPLFLGAGLVMVLVGQVVRSVAMLQAGVSFNHHVQNRKKDSHELVTTGIYSLFRHPSYFGFFYWGLGTQLVLGNVVCFFAYAYVLWKFFSSRIRHEETKLIEFFGDDYVQYRKRVGTRMPFIG, encoded by the coding sequence ATGCAGACATACAAGCTCTTTATTGACCGTCATCACAAAATGTCTGAAAACGCCCATCCTGGCGgccgcgccgccgccgccaacttCGACCCCACGCCCTCTCATCACGAGGCATCACCCTCCTACAGCGAGGACTTCTCAGACGACATGGATTCCCGACCACCCCTCAGcgacatcatcgccatgaAACCATTCTTCGCCGGCCAGCCCAAGTCGCTCTCCGGCATCGCCATCAGGGCCTTTTGTCTGGGCATCTCCCTCGCCTTGAGTGCCGTCGCCGTTGCGGCTATCCTGTGCTTCTCGTCCAGCCCTGTCTGGCGAGtgcccttcttcctctttgccCTCTCGGCTTTTCACTTTCTCGAGTTCTGGACTACGGCTGAGCGTAACACTCTGGTGGCCAGCATCGACAGCTTTCTCTTGACTGCCAACTGGCCGCTATACGCCATCGCTCACTCTACCGCCTTCATCGAGTGCGGTCTTGTCAGCCTCGTTTTCCCAGAACGCCACTGGGCGCCCTTTGGAACTGGACCGTTGTTCCTTGGAGCTGGACTTGTCATGGTTTTGGTTGGACAAGTCGTGCGGTCAGTAGCTATGCTTCAGGCTGGCGTCAGCTTCAATCACCATGTTCAGAACCGAAAGAAGGATTCACACGAGCTGGTTACTACGGGGATCTACTCCCTGTTTCGACATCCAAGCTACTTTGGCTTCTTCTACTGGGGCTTGGGGACGCAGCTTGTGCTGGGCAACGTTGTTTGCTTCTTTGCCTACGCTTACGTGCTGTGGAAGTTCTTTAGCAGCAGGATAAGGCACGAGGAGACCAAACTAATCGAGTTCTTTGGGGACGACTATGTGCAATATCGAAAGAGGGTCGGCACTAGGATGCCATTCATTGGGTAG
- a CDS encoding O-acyltransferase — translation MNSATATSVETSNGSAPSSVSRRSGHDVTQREPQNRTNGGATTGSPKKAGQKYRHVVAVHSKTRPSCLSYDSDATPSFLGFRNLMVIVLVVGNLRLMIENIQKYGVLICLRCHDYSRQDVYMGLLLYFLIPCHLLAAYLIELAAAQQARGSIKRVKEGPAGGPSEQERKKFHKTWVMVAWAHAVNITLALVLTTWVVYFKIHHPLIGTLTEMHAVIVWLKTASYAFTNRDLRHAYLHPVEGERELVPELYEQCPYPKNITVGNLIYFWWAPTLVYQPVYPRTDKIRWVFVAKRLGEIFCLSVFIWVASAQYAAPVLQNSLDKIASLDIMSILERLMKLSTISLVIWLAGFFALFQSFLNALAEILRFGDRSFYDDWWNSESLGAYWRTWNKPVYTYFKRHVYMPMIGRGWSPQAASFSVFFVSAVLHEILVGVPTHNIIGVAFLGMFLQLPLIALTKPLEKMKLGHTGRVIGNITFWVSFTMFGQPFAALMYFYAWQAKYGSVSKQMAPAAAR, via the exons ATGAATTCGGCCACAGCGACGAGCGTAGAAACATCCAATGGCTCGGCTCCGAGCTCAGTCTCCCGGCGCAGCGGCCACGACGTCACTCAACGCGAACCGCAGAACCGCACCAACGGAGGGGCCACTACCGGGTCTCCCAAGAAGGCTGGCCAGAAGTACAGACATGTTGTCGCGGTGCACTCCAAGACGAGGCCGTCATGCCTGAGCTACGATTCCGATGCGACACCCAGCTTCCTCGGCTTCCGCAACTTGATGGTGATTGTGTTGG TGGTTGGAAACTTGCGATTGATGATTGAGAACATTCAAAAG TATGGAGTCTTGATTTGTCTGAGATGTCACGACTACAGCCGACAAGATGTCTACATGGGACTCCTCCTCTACTTCTTGATCCCATGccatctcctcgccgccTATCTCATTGAGCTGGCTGCCGCCCAGCAGGCTCGAGGATCCATTAAGCGTGTTAAAGAAGGCCCTGCTGGTGGCCCCTCGGAACAGGAGCGCAAGAAGTTTCACAAGACTTGGGTCATGGTGGCATGGGCTCATGCTGTCAATATCACCCTTGCTCTTGTCCTTACCACCTGGGTTGTCTACTTCAAGATCCACCACCCCTTGATCGGTACACTGACCGAGATGCATGCCGTTATCGTCTGGCTCAAGACGGCCTCGTATGCTTTTACCAACCGTGACTTGCGACACGCCTACCTGCACCCCGTGGAGGGCGAGCGCGAGTTGGTCCCCGAGCTGTACGAGCAATGCCCATACCCCAAGAACATCACAGTGGGCAATCTGATCTACTTTTGGTGGGCGCCTACCCTCGTCTACCAACCCGTCTATCCTCGCACGGACAAGATCAGATGGGTGTTCGTGGCCAAGCGACTTGGAGAGATCTTCTGTCTCAGTGTCTTCATCTGGGTTGCCAGCGCTCAGTACGCTGCACCTGTTCTTCAGAACTCGCTTGACAAGATCGCATCTCTCGACATCATGTCTATACTTGAGCGGTTGATGAAGCTGTCGACAATCTCCCTCGTTATCTGGCTGGCCGGCTTTTTCGCCCTCTTCCAGTCGTTCCTGAATGCCCTCGCCGAGATCCTGAGGTTCGGCGATAGGTCGTTCTATGATGATTGGTGGAACAGTGAGAGTCTTGGAGCCTACTGGCGAACATGGAACAAGCCTGTGTACACGTATTTCAAGCGTCACGTCTACATGCCTATGATCGGACGTGGTTGGAGCCCGCAGGCAGCCAGCTTTTCCGTCTTCTTTGTCTCTGCTGTTTTGCATGAGATCCTTGTTGGCGTTCCTACTCACAACATCATCG GGGTTGCCTTCTTGGGCATGTTCCTCCAGCTTCCGCTCATTGCCCTTACCAAGCCCCTCGAAAAGATGAAGCTCGGTCACACCGGAAGGGTGATTGGGAACATCACTTTTTGGGTATCGTTTACTATGTTTGGGCAGCCTTTTGCGGCATTGATGTACTTTTACGCATGGCAAGCAAAGTACGGAAGTGTGAGCAAACAAATGGCACCAGCAGCTGCGAGATAG
- a CDS encoding Polyadenylation factor subunit 2 has product MAYEPRGDHGDRGGAQGQDGGFVKVRGRRPVTDYGATITHWQHDRVPNYRGGYAGEAERPSASYIVDMLPPAARVTRAGDSIPIKHLHSSLNKIKHPINVVRWTPEGRRLLTASTSGEFTLWNGTGFNFETIMQAHDSAIRALEYSHSDDWLISADHDGVIKYWQPNFNNVQSINAHTDPIRDLAYSPNDSKFVTASDDSTLKIFDFAMGQMESKLEGHGWDAKSVDWHPTKGLLVSGSKDHLVKLWDPRTSRCLTTLHGHKSTITKVLFEKIRGACLATSARDQTARVFDLRMMRDICLLKGHEKDISTLTWHPIHPNFLSTGGMDGSLFHYLLDSPNPPPGQPFTVAPYDSPDPTSVPAQSVWPMHKVPFAHDYAIWSLDWHPLGHILASGSNDRITRFWSRARPGDTEVFQDRYHIGEAAAEAQGTWDRRGNRRQRQEEEQQEMEDEMDALVDQDAPKPAVPGLPGIPGLPLGGGVPGLGSAVPPPPIPGVGAGSGAPPPPLPFPLPGLNGAPPPPLPGLDPNNPPDPAQLIELMKKAGVPLPPPGALPPGLIPPPGSMPPPPGNFPLPVPPPPLPGLDADLKGDNRRRAPLPSQEESLRQEQRQGKYTRAR; this is encoded by the exons ATGGCCTACGAGCCTCGTGGTGATCATGGTGACCGGGGTGGTGCTCAAGGACAGGACGGAGGTTTTGTCAAAGTTCGGGGTCGAC GACCGGTGACCGACTACGGTGCAACCATCACTCATTGGCAGCATGATCGCGTCCCGAACTACAGAGGAGGTTATGCCGGCGAGGCCGAGCGACCCAGTGCCAGCTATATCGTCGAT ATGCTCCCCCCTGCAGCTCGAGTCACCAGAGCTGGCGATAGCATTCCAATCAAGCATCTCCACTCATCGCtgaacaagatcaagcacCCTATCAACGTGGTTCGCTGGACACCAGAAGGTCGCAGACTGTTGACGGCCTCTACTAGTGGCGAGTTCACCCTGTGGAACGGAACGGGCTTCAACTTTGAGACCATTATGCAGGCCCACGACTCGGCTATCCGTGCTCTCGAATACTCGCACAGCGACGACTGGCTCATCTCGGCCGACCATGATGGAGTCATCAAGTACTGGCAGCCAAACTTCAACAACGTTCAGAGCATCAACGCTCATACCGACCCTATCCGAGACCTCGCCTACAGTCCCAACGACTCCAAGTTTGTCACTGCCAGTGACGACTCTACCCTCAAGATCTTCGACTTTGCCATGGGCCAGATGGAATCCAAGCTCGAGGGTCACGGTTGGGATGCAAAGAGTGTCGATTGGCATCCTACCAAGGGCTTGCTTGTTTCCGGTTCCAAGGATCACTTGGTCAAGTTGTGGGATCCTCGCACCAGTCGCTGCCTCACGACTCTCCATGGCCACAAgagcaccatcaccaaggtcCTTTTCGAGAAGATTCGCGGCGCTTGCCTGGCAACTTCTGCCCGAGACCAGACTGCCCGAGTTTTCGACCTCCGCATGATGCGCGACATTTGCCTCCTGAAGGGCCACGAGAAGGACATTTCCACTCTCACCTGGCATCCCATCCACCCCAACTTCCTCAGCACTGGTGGTATGGATGGTTCGCTCTTCCACTACCTCCTGGACTCGCCCAACCCACCTCCTGGCCAGCCTTTCACCGTTGCGCCTTACGACAGCCCAGACCCGACTTCAGTCCCTGCTCAGTCTGTTTGGCCCATGCACAAAGTCCCCTTCGCTCACGACTACGCCATCTGGTCTCTGGACTGGCATCCTCTCGGCCACATTCTTGCATCAGGCTCCAACGACCGTATCACGCGATTCTGGAGCCGTGCTCGGCCAGGTGATACCGAAGTCTTTCAGGATCGCTACCACATCGGCGAGGCGGCTGCCGAGGCTCAGGGAACCTGGGACCGCCGCGGCAACCGACGTCAGCgacaagaggaggaacagcAGGAAATGGAAGACGAGATGGATGCTTTGGTCGACCAAGATGCTCCCAAGCCTGCAGTCCCTGGCCTTCCCGGCATTCCTGGTCTTCCTCTTGGTGGAGGAGTGCCTGGTCTCGGATCAGCTGTCCCACCACCTCCTATTCCTGGTGTTGGTGCCGGCTCGGGTGCCCCCCCTCCGCCTCTGCCCTTCCCCTTGCCAGGCCTCAACGgagctcctccacctcctctgCCTGGTCTTGATCCCAACAACCCTCCCGATCCCGCTCAACTCATCGAGCTCATGAAGAAGGCCGGCGTCCCTCTGCCTCCCCCTGGAGCGCTGCCACCCGGTCTTATCCCCCCTCCTGGCAGCATGCCTCCTCCACCCGGCAACTTTCCTCTCCCAGTGCCGCCTCCACCTCTGCCTGGCCTGGATGCCGACCTCAAGGGCGACAACCGACGACGGGCTCCATTGCCAAGCCAAGAGGAAAGCCTGCGACAGGAGCAGCGCCAAGGCAAGTACACACGGGCGAGGTAA
- a CDS encoding Endonuclease has protein sequence MSKTTLATIACLGAGGGAAVTAAVYALRGGKQEPKIAAAPAPTTSVNSMAALPAPTVSSGAVPASQVFGPPAVVPPNAPLDPNALVNPAGLFEYGFPGPVADVGNRSALISSYDRRLRNPHWVVEHITPASLAHREGDRKNSAFLEDDSVPQKFRALLKDYFRSGYDRGHQVPAADCKWSQKAMDETFYLTNMCPQVGEGFNRDYWAHFEDFCRRLTVKYPSVRIVTGPLYLPKKEADGKWYVKYEMIGSPPSVAVPTHFYKVIFAEDGRVGGNVALGAFVLPNAPIANSKPITDFEVPLEAVERASGLEFATKLPPQRRRRLCTDTTCALVIRDFADKQKAFPKK, from the coding sequence ATGTCCAAGACGACGCTCGCTACCATCGCCTGCCTTGGTGCGGGAGGCGGCGCCGCCGTCACGGCCGCCGTTTACGCCCTCCGAGGCGGCAAGCAAGAGCCCAAGATTGCCGCCGCCCCGGCCCCGACAACCTCCGTCAACTCAATGGCCGCTCTCCCCGCTCCCACCGTCTCCTCCGGTGCTGTTCCTGCCTCTCAGGTCTTTGGACCTCCCGCCGTCGTCCCGCCTAACGCTCCACTCGACCCCAATGCCCTCGTCAATCCCGCCGGCCTCTTCGAGTATGGCTTCCCTGGCCCCGTCGCCGACGTAGGCAACCGCTCCGCCCTCATCTCTTCCTACGACCGCCGGCTACGAAACCCCCACTGGGTCGTCGAGCACATCACCCCCGCATCCCTCGCCCATCGTGAGGGCGATCGAAAGAACAGCGCTTTCCTCGAGGATGATTCTGTGCCGCAAAAGTTCCGTGCCTTGCTCAAGGACTACTTCCGCAGTGGCTACGACCGCGGCCACCAGGTCCCCGCCGCCGACTGCAAGTGGTCGCAAAAGGCCATGGACGAGACCTTTTACCTTACAAACATGTGCCCCCAGGTTGGCGAGGGCTTCAACCGCGACTACTGGGCTCACTTTGAGGACTTTTGCCGTCGCTTGACGGTCAAGTACCCCTCGGTCCGCATCGTCACTGGCCCTCTCTATCtgcccaagaaggaggccgatgGCAAGTGGTACGTCAAATACGAGATGATCGGAAGCCCTCCCTCGGTCGCCGTGCCCACCCACTTCTACAAGGTCATCTTTGCTGAGGACGGCCGTGTTGGTGGAAACGTTGCCCTGGGCGCTTTTGTCCTTCCCAACGCCCCTATCGCCAACTCTAAACCCATCACCGACTTTGAGGTTCCCCTTGAGGCTGTCGAGCGTGCCAGTGGTCTCGAGTTTGCTACAAAGCTGCCTCCTCAGCGGAGACGCCGCCTGTGTACTGACACCACCTGTGCCCTGGTGATCCGCGACTTTGCCGACAAGCAAAAGGCATTCCCCAAGAAATAG
- a CDS encoding S-formylglutathione hydrolase translates to MAFTTNATITSFGGRFLKLTHQSSVTGTPMNATLYLPPSASASKPAPLLIYLSGLTCSPDNVTEKGFLHAHASSLGLALLYPDTSPRGLDLPGEHDSWDFGSAAGFYIDATKDPWSKNYNMESYVSKELHDLIFQEFKELDSSRVSISGHSMGGHGALTLFLKNPGKYKSVSAWAPISNPSKCPWGDKAFSGYLGDDKEEWKKHDATELVKSWKGHFPALIDVGTADNFYKAGQLLPENLEKAVKEAGIEGLNVRYRDGYDHSYFFISTFGEDHVKHAAKALGLL, encoded by the exons atggcctTCACCACCAACGCAACAATCACCAGCTTCGGTGGCCGCTTTCTCAAGCTCACTCACCAATCTTCCGTCACGGGAACCCCCATGAACGCGACCCTCTACCTCCccccctcagcctcagcctccaaGCCCGCTCCCCTCCTCATCTACCTCTCGGGCCTGACTTGCTCCCCCGACAATGTCACCGAGAAGGGCTTCCTGCACGCCCACGCCTCCAGCCTAGGCCTCGCTCTCCTCTACCCAGACACCTCTCCCCGAGGTCTCGATCTCCCCGGCGAGCACGACTCGTGGGACTTTGGCAGCGCCGCGGGCTTCTACATCGATGCCACCAAGGACCCCTGGAGCAAGAACTACAACATGGAGTCGTACGTCTCCAAGGAGCTGCACGACCTCATCTTCCAGGagttcaaggagctcgacTCCTCTCGCGTGTCCATCTCGGGCCACTCGATGGGCGGCCACGGCGCCCTGaccctcttcctcaagaACCCGGGCAAGTACAAGAGCGTCAGCGCCTGGGCCCCCATCTCCAACCCTTCCAAGTGCCCCTGGGGTGACAAGGCCTTCTCGGGCTACCTCGGCGACGACAAGGAGGAGTGGAAGAAGCACGACGCCACCGAGCTCGTCAAGAGCTGGAAGGGCCACTTCCCCGCTCTGATTGACGTG GGTACTGCCGATAACTTTTACAAGGCGGGACAGCTTCTCCCCGAGAACCTCGAAaaggccgtcaaggaggctgGCATTGAGGGTCTCAACGTCCGCTACCGAGAT GGCTACGACCACTCGtacttcttcatctccaccTTTGGCGAGGACCACGTCAAGCACGCCGCCAAGGCCCTCGGCCTTTTGTGA